From a single Collimonas pratensis genomic region:
- a CDS encoding GlxA family transcriptional regulator — protein MSKSTSTSFTHFAFMPLNNFTMLAFSNAIEVLRMANYLEGKPLYRWSIISPEGGAVSASNGLAVTTMRADQCPAADAVFVCGGTQIASAINSATLDLLRNLAKQGKTLGSLCTGAFALAEAGLLDGYTCATHWENLSSIKRSYPAIAFAPDLFVVDRDRITCTGGIAPLDMMLNLISGQVGKTTIAAIADQFILEHVRDHKDQQRVPLTVRMTSARPAMVEVVSLMEANIEEPLSLDELAQLSNSSPRQLQRMFKEHMGMSPTHYYLTLRLRKARELLRQTDMSILSITVACGFQSACHFSKTYREIFSVAPSTERRQQAAVPAALLATQNQQPAAFV, from the coding sequence ATGTCAAAAAGCACTTCCACTTCCTTCACCCACTTTGCTTTCATGCCGCTCAACAACTTCACGATGCTGGCATTTTCAAATGCCATCGAAGTGCTGAGAATGGCGAATTATCTGGAAGGAAAACCGCTCTACCGCTGGTCCATCATCAGTCCCGAAGGCGGCGCCGTGAGCGCCAGCAACGGCCTCGCCGTCACCACCATGCGCGCCGACCAGTGCCCGGCCGCCGATGCCGTCTTCGTCTGCGGCGGTACGCAAATCGCCAGCGCCATCAACAGCGCCACCCTGGACTTGCTAAGAAACCTGGCAAAACAAGGGAAGACCTTGGGCAGCCTGTGCACCGGCGCTTTCGCGCTGGCCGAAGCCGGACTGCTGGACGGCTATACCTGCGCCACGCACTGGGAAAACCTGTCGTCGATAAAGCGCTCATATCCCGCAATTGCCTTCGCGCCTGACCTGTTCGTAGTCGACCGCGACCGCATCACCTGCACCGGCGGCATTGCGCCGCTGGACATGATGCTGAACCTGATTTCCGGACAAGTCGGAAAAACCACGATTGCCGCGATTGCCGACCAGTTCATCCTGGAACATGTCCGCGACCACAAAGACCAGCAACGGGTGCCGCTGACGGTACGCATGACCTCCGCCCGCCCGGCCATGGTGGAAGTGGTGTCGCTGATGGAAGCCAACATAGAAGAACCGCTGTCGCTAGACGAACTGGCGCAACTGTCCAACTCGTCGCCACGCCAGCTGCAGCGCATGTTCAAGGAGCACATGGGCATGTCGCCCACCCACTACTACCTGACCCTGCGCCTGCGCAAGGCCAGGGAACTGCTGCGCCAGACCGACATGTCGATCCTCAGCATCACCGTCGCATGCGGCTTCCAGTCAGCCTGCCACTTCAGCAAGACCTACCGCGAAATCTTCAGCGTCGCCCCCAGCACCGAACGCCGCCAGCAAGCAGCAGTACCGGCAGCACTGCTCGCAACGCAAAACCAGCAGCCCGCCGCATTCGTATAA